TGCAGGGCGCAGTCAATCCCGATGAGTTTTATGTTTTTAAAGAGACCTTAGCCAAGGGCAAAAAGGCCATTATTCGGAAATCATTGGGGTCAAAGTTAATTCAGATGCAGTTTGCTCCCCAAGGTTCCGCAGAGCGTGTGCAGACCGTTGAAGTGAACCCAGAAGAACGCAATCGTTTCTCAATTAGCGATGATGATGTCACTGAGCTTGCAAAGTATGCAGTCATTATTGAGAAGCACTATGGGCGACCCATGGATATTGAATGGGGTAAAGATGGTGAGGATGGCAAGATCTATATTCTTCAGGCACGACCTGAGACCGTCAAAAGCCAAGCAGCTGATCAAGTAGAGCTGCGCTATCGTTTGAAGGGAAATTCAAAAGTCATTACCACAGGTAGAGCCATTGGCCAAAAGATTGGTGGTGGTCCAGTACGGGTAATTCGGGATGCCAGCGAAATGGATCGGGTTCAGCCCGGTGATGTTTTGGTGGCCGATATGACCGACCCAAATTGGGAGCCCGTCATGAAGCGTGCTTCGGCAATCGTCACTAATCGAGGTGGCAGAACTTGCCATGCGGCCATCATTGCGCGTGAACTTGGTGTTCCTGCAGTTGTGGGTTGCAGTAATGCAACCGATGTCTTACAAGATGGGGCGGTAGTTACCGTTTCATGCGCTGAGGGTGATGAAGGACGTATTTATGATGGCCTGATTGAAACCGAGGTTACTGAGGTGAAGCGCGGTGTTTTGCCTGAGATACCTGTCAAGATCACCATGAATATCGGTAACCCTCAGTTGGCCTTTGATTTCTGCCAACTGCCAAACGCGGGTGTTGGTCTGGCCCGATTGGAATTCATTATTAATAATTATATTGGCGTGCATCCACGCGCAGTATTGGAATATCCCAATATTGATGCCGATCTAAAGCGAGCGGTGGAGAGTGTGGCGCGCGGGTATTCAAGTCCTCGGGCATTTTATGAGGATAAATTGGTCGAAGGGGTCGCAACGATTGCTGCCGCCTTTTATCCCAAGCCAGTCATTGTCCGATTATCGGACTTTAAGTCCAATGAGTACAAAAAGTTGATTGGCGGATCGCGCTACGAGCCAGATGAAGAAAACCCCATGCTCGGCTTTCGGGGGGCATCGCGTTATGTCTCAGAAGATTTTGGCGAGGCATTTGCCCTTGAATGCGCTGCGATGAAGCGAGTACGCGAGGAAATGGGCTTAGATAATGTGGAGATCATGGTGCCGTTTGTGCGAACCATTGCACAGGCAAAGCGCGTAATAGACATGATGGCTAAGTTTGGTCTACAACGCGGGGTTAACGGTTTGAAATTGATCATGATGTGCGAGATTCCATCGAATGCCATTTTGGCCGATCAATTCCTAGAGTACTTTGATGGCTTCTCAATTGGCTCAAACGATATGACCCAGTTAACTCTAGGGCTTGATCGCGATTCTGGCATGGAGCTCTTGGCCATTGATTTCGATGAGCGTGATCCCGCAGTGGAGTTCATGATTGAGCGGTCGATTGATGCCTGCGTCAAGCAAGGGAAGTATGTTGGCATTTGCGGACAGGGACCCTCTGATCACCCAGACTTTGCCAGGTGGCTTGTGAAAAAAGGAATCACCTCAATTTCACTAAACCCAGATAGCGTCGTACAAACCTGGGAGTTTTTAGCTAAGAACAGTTCTTAAGCTCGAAATCAATCAGGCTGATAAGGCGGGCAAACCCGCCTTATTTATTTGTACCTTTTGGACGTTTTGCTCGACTTGAAGATTTACTTCTTGGTTTATGGACAGGAACAGTGCCGAGTTTTTTCGAGGGCGATTGAATGGAAATACTTCTCTTCGAGCCATTCCAGCTTGGCTCAGGAATACTGAGCGCTACTTCTTTAAGTTTCTCTCCCCAAATTCGGTGCATCATCTCAAAGTAGGGATTATCTTCATCAATCGTGATTAACTTATCTAAATTGAAAGAGTCTTTCTCATAGACCAAAAGATCGAGTGGTAAGCCAACTGAGATATTACTTTTGATGGTCGAGTCCATCGAGATCAGGACACATTTAGTTGCTAAATTAAGTGGGGTATTAAAACGAATCACTCGATCGAGAATGGGTTTGCCGTATTTAGACTCACCGATTTGAAAATAGGGGGTTTCCGGGGTGGTTTCAATGAAGTTACCGGCTGCATAAATATTGAATAAACGGGGTTTTTCACCTTCGATTTGACCGCCAAAAATTAAGTTGCAATTAAACTCAATCCCCGATTTTTGAAGATCCTCAAAATCGCGTTCCCGTACTTTTTTTACAGCTGAACCAACGACTGTTGCTGCTTCATGACAGCTTTTAGCATTCCACAAATTGATGCCATTAAATATTTCACCCTGGAGGAGTATTTCTTTAACTGCTTGGGTAATGGCTAAATTGCCTGAGCTCATAAGAACAAAGAAGCGCTCGCGGTCTTGATGAAAGATGGTCATCTTCCGAAAGGTGCCGATTTGATCAACTCCCGCATTGGTCCGAGTATCAGCCAAGAATACGAGGCCTTCATTGAGGCAAAGAGCAACGCAATAGGTCATGGTTAAAGCACTTTCACTTGTTGTATGGAAATGCGAGCCCGAAGCTCCTCTTGGCCACCACCGGAACGGATTCCTTTGATGGGTGCAGCTGAATAATAATCCCTTCCAACCGCTAAGCGAATATGCCGTTGATCAGTCAAGCATGCATGAGTCACATCAATGCTAACCCAGCGCCCCTGTTCTGCATCCAAGCAAACGTCAACCCAGGCATGACTCGCTAGGTTTGGAGACTCCTCTGCAAAAAAGTAACCGCTGACATAACGCGCAGGAATATTGGCAAACCGACAAAGGCTCAACATAATGTGGCTGTGATCTTGGCATACGCCTGCCTGCATGGTAAATGCTTGAGCTGCAGTCGTTGCAAAGGTGGTGACGCCTGCTTGATACCGAATACTGGAGCGGATTGCATCGGCTAAAGCTAATACAGAATCAATGTCAGGTTTTTTGGGAAGCTCTGACTCAAAGTGTGATTGCATGGGCTGTGATATTTGTGTCAGCGCAGTAGGCTGTAAGAGGTAGTATGGCGATACCGCACGCGGATCATCTTGGTATTCATGGCAAGCAAGGGTATGAATTTCTCCTTTCGCAGTAATGCTCATCGATTTATAGGGAGTGTCGAGCACTAAAGTTTGGCAGGTATTCCCAAAAGTATCTTGGTTGGATTTTGCTTTCACGGGCGACTGAATTTGCCACTTCACAATCGTTTGTCCCTTGCTATCGAGTGGGCTAAGCCGTAACTCCTGAATCGAATAGCGAACTGGATTGTCATATTGGTATTCGGTATGGTGCTCTATCTGTAAGTGCATAGGATTCAACTTAGGCAACGGCAAGAGGAATGAGGAACGCATTACTGAGCTCGTCGCCAATATGGTTAATGCGTTTTAGAAACTGCTTAGTAAATTCTTCAAGCCCAATATGAAAGACTTCATTAATATCCGAGTAATCAAGGTCTGCTTGGAGTTTGCCAATAAGACGTTCTATCTCTTTAGAATTCTGATTCCGAATTTCTCCCATCAATACAATCAAATCCCCTACGCAATAGCGCAATGAGCGCGGCATTTGCTGATTAAAAATCAGGAGCTCTGCAGCCTTTTGTGGAGTAATTTGATCTGAATAAATCTGCCGATAAATCTCAAAAGCGGATACGGAACGCAGCAGTGCAGCCCAGTGATAGAAATCAAAGAATGCTGAATCCGCTTCCTCTTGGATGTCTTGAATGGGTTTTAGTTGGCGCAAGCTTGCAGGGTCTTGGTACTTGGTTTCTAGGATGCGAGCAGTATTATCGGCGCGCTCTAGTAGGGTGCCGATTCGCATGAAGTAATATGCCTCATTTTTCAGCATGGTGCCATGCATGACACCACGTGAGAGATGGCAGCGATATTTAACCCAATCTAAAAGACTACTAGGGTCTGCATAATCCTGTTTGGCGAGTAATTGGGTTAATTCAAGCCAGGTCGTGTTTTGAGTTTCCCACAGTTCAGAGGTAATTCGTCCGCGTATTGCCCGCGCATTCTCTCGAGCAGCGCGCAAGCAAGACACAATGCTCGATGGATTATTTGCATCAGCAATCATGAACCGCAAAATCGACTCCTGGTTCATTTGGGAGTGACTTGCCAGGAATGCAGGCTCAAGTTTAGAGATGGTGAGTAACTTACGCCAACTTTGGTCTCGGTATTCAGAGGGCTGGGGTAGTAAAGAGGTTTGATAGTTCACATCGAGCATGCGCGCGGTATTCTCAGCCCGCTCGGTATAGCGAGCCATCCAATAGAGGCAATCAGCAGTCCGACTTAGCATCGATTAATCCTCCAGTACCCACGTATCTTTAGTGCCACCGCCTTGTGAGGAGTTCACAACCAAAGAACCCTCCTTGAGGGCAACACGGGTTAGTCCCCCGGGAACCATTTTGATGGTTTTGCCAGACAGCACAAATGGTCGAAGATCAATATGCCTTGGTGCAATTCCCGATTCTACGAAGGTTGGGCAGGTGGATAGGGATAGAGTGGGTTGGGCAATATATTGATCAGGGTGTTTAATTAAGTTATCCCGAAAGCGCTCAATTTCCTCTTTGGTCGATGCTGGACCTACCAACATGCCATAGCCACCGGCGCCATGAGTTTCTTTGACTACGAGTTCATGAAGATGAGCCAATGTATAAGCCAGATCATCCGCTTTACGGCATTGATAGGTAGGCACATTATTCAGTATGGGTTTTTCGCCTAAGTAGAACTCAATCATTTCAGGCACATAGGGGTAAATTGATTTATCGTCGGCAATTCCAGTGCCAATTGCGTTTGCTAAGGTGACATTGCCTGCACGGTAGGCATTAAGTAAGCCAGCTACTCCTAAGGCAGAATCTGACCGAAATGCTAAAGGGTCTAAGAAGTCGTCATCTATGCGTCGATAGATCACATCGACTCGCTGGGGACCTTGGGTGGTCCGCATAAACACTTCTTCATCTTTGACAAAAAGGTCTTTACCTTCAACTAGCTCCACACCCATTTGTTGAGCAAGGTAAGTGTGTTCAAAGTAGGCGGAGTTAAACATGCCCGGGGTGAGCACCACCACGTTCGGTTTTTTTACTCCCTCTGGCTTTACTGACTTTAGGCATTCCAAAAGAAGGTCAGGGTAGTGCTCAACGGGAGCAACCCGATAGCGTTGGAATAAATCGGGGAAGAGTCGCATCATCATCTTACGATCTTCGACCATATACGATACGCCCGATGGTACGCGTAGATTGTCTTCTAAGACATAGAATTCGCCAGCGCCGGCACGGACAATATCAATTCCTGCGATTTGGGCATAAATATTCCGCGGAACATCCACGAAGCGCATTTCAGGTCGATATTGGGCATTATTAAAAATCTGCTCCCCCGGAATAATTCCCGCTTTAACAATTGCTTCATCGTGATAGACATCATGGATAAAGTGATTGAGTGCGGTCACACGTTGCCGCAGTCCTGCCTCAAGCGTCGACCACTCTTGGGCCGTGAATATCCGCGGCACTTGATCAAATGGAATGGTGCGCTCAGCCCCCAAGTCGTCACCATAGACCGCAAAGGTAATCCCAACCCGCCGAAAGATCAATTCAGCCTCAGCTCTTTTGAGTGCCATGAGCGCATCACTTTGCTCAGCAAGCCATTGCTGAAAAATGGCATAGTGAGGTCGCGCCACGCCATGCTCATCAAACATTTCGTCGTACGGGGTTTTCATACCCCTTACGGTATTACGCCGCAATACTGGATCGAGCCAAAATTGTAGAGCCTTGGTGCAAATATGCACCTAAATAGTGCAAATAATGATTTAAGAGAGTTGCCCGCGTACGATTCTGGCCTTCTCGCGCTCCCAATCACGCTCTTTACTGGCCTCGCGCTTATCGTGTTGTTTCTTACCTCGGGCAAGCCCTATTTCACATTTGACTCGACCTTTTGAGAAGTGCAAATTGAGGGGGACCAAGGTGTAGCCACGTTGCTCAACCTTGCCGATTAATTTCCGAATCTCGCTCTCATTTAAGAGAAGTTTCCGTGTTCGGGTTGGGTCAGCATAGATATGAGTCGATGTCGATGAAAGTGGGCTGATATGAGAACCAATTAGAAAAATTTCAGCATTGCGAACGACCACATACGCTTCTTTAATTTGTGCGCGCCCAGCACGAATTGCCTTGACCTCCCACCCTTCGAGGACAAGACCCGCTTCATAGCGTTCTTCAATAAAATAATCAAAGAATGCTTTTTTGTTATCAACGATACTCATGGTTTAGAGTTTTTATAGGTTCCACAGTTTCATTATGGCAGACGTCAATAAGACGGTTTTGATTGGTCAATCCGCTGACCGCATGTATAGCCTAGTTACAGACGTTAGGCGCTATCCAGAGTTTTTACCCTGGTGCGGTGGTGTGGATATTTACGAGCAAACCGAGACGGTGCTTGATGCCAAAATCAAGATCCACTTCAAAGGCATTGAGCAGTTCTTTCATACTCGGAACACAAACCATCGTCCCGATTCGATTGATATGCAGTTTGTCGATGGTCCATTTAAAAAGTTCACTGGGCAGTGGCGCTTCATTCCCTTACGTGAAGATGCATGCAAGATTGAGTTTAATTTGCACTGGGAGTTTAAAAGCGTGATCCTAGATAAGATCATCGGTCCGGTGTTTTCTTATATCGCCAGTACCTTTGTGGACTGTTTTGTAAAGCGAGCGGAGCAACTGTATGGCCACTAAAGCTAAATCCATGGAAATACTTTTATGCGATGCGCGCCAGGATCCGCCATTACTGGAAATTCATCACCTTCCATTCCATGATGTCCAAAAGCCCACGGTGGGTTGGGCGCTTCAAATCTTGGGTATCGCTAACAATCAAGACGATCCAGCGATTAGCCGTAAGGGGTGTTATGGAGTATTTGGTAAGCGAAAGGATTGGGACAGCCCACTCTATGCCGGGGACCGTTTAGAGCTCTATGCACCATTACTGATTGACCCTAAATCGGCTAGGCGAAAGAAGGCCAATCGGGACAAAGACAGCCTTCTAAAAGCGAAAGCGCTGCGCCGCCAGGCAGCAAAACCCAGGCCCTGAAGGAGCCTTCGACGCAGAACCTTTATAATCGGATTTTGCGACTAGGGGTTTTGCATGCGACTCATACAAAAAGCACTGACCTTTGATGACGTGCTCCTTGTGCCGGCTTATTCGGCCGTCCTTCCTCGTGACACCAGCTTGGTCACCCAATTAACTCGCGAGATTACGATCAACATTCCCTTGGTATCTGCTGCGATGGATACAGTGACCGAAGGCAGACTCGCGATTGCCATGGCAAGTGAGGGTGGTATCGGAATCATTCATAAAAATCTAAAGCCGGCTGAGCAAGCCAAAGAGGTGGCCAAGGTAAAGCGCTTTGAGTCGGGAGTCTTACGCGACCCAATCACGATTTCTCCTGAGATGACCGTGCGTCAAGTGATTGCTTTATCGAGGGAGCATGGATTTTCAGGATTCCCAGTACTTCAGGGGAAAACGGTAGTTGGCATTATCACCAATCGCGACCTTCGTTTTGAAGAAGATTTAGATGCGACCGTAAAAGCAAAGATGACTCCGCGTGAGCGACTCATCACTGTGAAGGAGGGCGCGAGTCTTGAGGATGCTAAACGACTCATGAGTAAGCACCGCTTGGAGCGCGTATTGGTTGTCAATGACGCTTTCGAGTTACGTGGTTTGGTTACCGTGAAAGATATTTTGAAAGCTACCGAGCATCCGAACGCCGCTAAAGATAGCGAAGGAAAATTACGCGTTGGCGCTGCTGTCGGCGTTGGTTCCGATAATGACGAGCGCGTTGAGCTGCTGGTCAAGGCTGGCGTTGATGTCATTGTGGTCGATACTGCGCATGGCCATAGCCAAGGCGTTCTCGATCGGGTGAAGTGGGTCAAGCAGAACTATCCTCAAGTACAAGTCATCGGCGGCAATATTGCGACTGGCGATGCTGCGAAAGCACTTGCTGACCATGGGGCAGACGGTGTGAAAGTGGGCATTGGTCCCGGCTCTATTTGCACTACCCGAATTGTGGCAGGTGTCGGCGTCCCACAAATTACAGCAGTGGTAAATGTTGCCAATGCCCTAAAGGGAACTGGTATTCCATTGATTGCAGATGGCGGAGTACGCTACTCCGGAGATGTTGCGAAAGCCCTGGCCGCCGGTGCCAATAGCGTGATGATGGGAGGTATGTTTGCTGGAACGGAAGAGGCGCCTGGCGAGGTCTTTTTATACCAAGGGCGATCCTACAAGAGTTATCGCGGCATGGGCTCCTTAGGCGCCATGGCCGATGGTGCCGCCGATCGCTACTTCCAAGAAGATATCAGTGCTGCCAATGCCGAGAAATTGGTCCCCGAGGGAATCGAGGGGCAAGTGCCATATAAGGGAAGCGTCCTAAGTATCTTGCATCAACTGAGTGGCGGCATTCGTTCGTCGATGGGCTATTGTGGCTGCACAACCATTACCCAGTTGCATGAGAAGGCCGGTTTTGTGGAGATTACTTCTGCGGGTGTGCGAGAGTCGCATGTCCATGATGTGAAGATCACGAAGGAAGCCCCTAACTATCACGTTGATTAAGAGTCGCTTGGGCAAAACTGTGCACGATACGATTCTGATTCTTGATTTTGGTTCGCAAGTTACGCAATTAATTGCCCGCCGTGTGCGAGAGTCAAAGGTCTATTCTGAAATCTGGCCTTATGACTCGGATCCTGAACGAATCAAAACATTTGTAAAAGAACGTCGCTGTAAAGGGATCATTCTCTCGGGTGGACCAAGCTCAGTGACGGAGCCTAACAGCCCCAGAGCTCCAGAGATCGTTTTTCAGCTGAATGTTCCAGTCCTTGGTATTTGTTATGGCATGCAAACGATGGCCGCCCAATTAGGTGGTCAGGTTGCCTCGGCAGAGTCATTGGGCAAAGCGCGTGAGTTTGGATATGCCGAGGTACGAGCCCGCGGCCATACGGATTTACTGAACAATATTGAAGACCACCGCACAGCCGAAGGGCATGGAATTCTAAAAGTGTGGATGAGTCACGGTGACTCGGTGACCGAGTTGCCATCCGGATTTAAATTAATGGCCTCAACGTCCTCATGCCCGATTGCAGGAATGGCTAATGAAGAGAAGCATTTTTATGGCTTGCAATTCCATCCTGAGGTAACCCACACCTTAAAGGGTAAAGAGATCCTAAATCGTTTCGTACATGAGATTTGCCAATGCCAGGCTGATTGGGTGATGGGGGATTACATTGCTGAAGCGGTATCGAAGATTAAAGCGCAAGTTGGCAATGACGAAGTAATTTTGGGACTTTCGGGTGGCGTGGACTCGAGTGTGGCTGCAGCACTGATTCATCGAGCCATTGGACCTCAGCTGACGTGTGTATTTGTTGATCATGGCTTGCTTAGGCTTAATGAAGGCAAGATGGTCATGGATATGTTTGCCCGAAACTTGGGAGTCAAAGTGATTCATGTGGACGCCGCGCATGAGTTCCTATCTCAGTTAAAGGGTGTGACCGATCCAGAGCAAAAGCGCAAAATTATCGGCAAAGAATTTGTTGAGGTATTTCAGCGCGAGTCTGGCAAGATCAAAAATGCGAAGTGGCTTGCCCAAGGTACGATTTATCCCGATGTGATTGAGTCGGCAGGTAAGGGTAAAAATAGTGCCCATACGATTAAGAGTCATCACAACGTTGGGGGATTGCCAGAGGACATGCACCTCAAACTTCTGGAGCCATTGCGCGAGTTATTTAAAGACGAAGTGCGAGCCCTGGGTGTAGAACTAGGTTTACCAAAGGAGATGGTGGATCGCCATCCTTTCCCAGGACCAGGACTGGGCGTCCGGATTTTAGGAGAGGTCAAACCGGAGTTTGCGGATCTTTTACGCAGAGCGGATGCCATCTTTATCGAAGAACTTCGCAATGCGATTGATCCAAATACCAAGCAATCTTGGTACGCACTGACGAGTCAGGCGTTTGCAGTCTTTCTGCCTGTGAAATCGGTTGGGGTCATGGGGGATGGTCGGACCTATGAATATGTTGTTGCACTACGCGCAGTGCAAACCCAGGACTTTATGACTGCGCATTGGGCGCATCTGCCACACGAACTGCTTGGCAAAGTATCGAATCGCATAATTAATGAAGTGCGCGGTATCAATCGCGTGGTCTTTGACATCAGTGGTAAACCACCATCCACGATCGAGTGGGAATAGCTATTTTTGTTCTAAGGAGTTTCTATGAACCCCCTACGTCGCCTTGTTATTAGTTCAGCTGCTTTAGCTCCACTGGGTTGCGCAACGGCAACCTTTGATCGCGGCATCCCAGTTGCCGCTCCTAAGAAAATACCCAGTGTGCGCTCGCCCCAATTAGGTCAGGAATGGATCTACTCGCAGTTCGATACATTCTCAAGTCGGTTACTTGATGTGGTAACCGAGCGTATTGAGATTGTGGGGCCAGGAGTTACGATCTCTCGCAGCAATCGCGACGGCGCAAATCTTGCCAGTGAGATTCAATCGTCCTGGGGGATGATTACAACGGATCCGCATTGGGGTCGTATTCTGAACTATGGCCCTGCGATTCCTCTCTGGCCTGAGCAAATGCAGGCTAATTGGAGTAAGCAATTCACGACTCGTTATTCAATTGCGGGATATTCAGATAATTCGTTTGGTTGGCAGCAGTACATGTATTGTGCGGGCTGGGAAAAGCTTAAAGTTCCAGCTGGCGAGTTCACCTGTTTGCGCTATCAAAATCTAATAAATTTTCAGAGTGACGATGCCAATAAGGTGGATTGCATTCGTCACGAGATCATTTGGTTTGCCCCAGAAATTGGACGTTGGGTTGCGCGCGAGTCTTCTGGCTCCTATCAAATTCAGGGCCAAATTGGTGGGGTATTACTCGAGAACAGCACCGCGTGGCAATTGCGTTCTTGGAAGTAACACGCATGTTATTTAAATACCTTTCTTGGCGAAGTGCAACCACTGCCATCGCTAGTTTGTTGTTGACCGCATGCCTGGGTTCGGTATCTCACATCCCAAAGACTGAGATTGCGCCACCTCAGGTTGCTCCAGTTGTTCGAGCGCCGGCAGTGGGGCAGCAGTGGATCTATGAAGTTCGCAATGTTTTCAATGGCGAGTTGGTTGATATTTTGACCGAGACCGTGGTCTCAGTCGGCCCAAAAGTGCAAATTACCAGAGAGGGTAAAAAACTAGGTAAGCTACCTGATGAGATTCAAGTGCCTTGGGGAATGATTTTGCAAGATCCTCACTGGACCCCGCCACAACGGTTTACTAAGGTTGTACCCCTTTGGCCGCAAGAACTCAAGCCCGGTTGGTCTGGTTTTTACCGGACCCGCTATCAAGTGCTGGGAGTTCCAGACAATGATTTCTATTGGGGCCTAACCATTCAAGCAAATGCATGGAATCGGATTAAAACACAAGCTGGTGAGTTTGATGCTCTCTACTACGTGAGTACGGCGGATAATTTCCAAAGCGATGATTGGTTTAGATTGGCCAGTAATCGACGCGATCAAATTTGGTTTGCCCCACAAATTGGCCGTTGGGTTGTGCGCGAAAGTTTTGGTGAGTACCTTTGGTTGGGTATGAGCGGTTGGTCCGGATCCATTAAAGAAGACTATCTGCGCTGGGAACTCATTGCGTGGAAGTAATCTCTATTCATGTACTCGGTTAAAGAAATTTTTTCAACCTTGCAGGGCGAGGGTGCTCAGGCCGGGCGCGCTGCTGTATTTTGCCGATTTGCGGGTTGCAATCTGTGGTCTGGGCGCGAGGAAGATCGATCATCAGCCATTTGCCAGTTTTGCGACACGGATTTTGTCGGAACCGACGGCATTGGGGGCGGTAAGTTCGCGAGTCCCGAGGAGCTTGCACAGGCCATTGAAAACGCCTGGATTGATTCGATGAGAACCCATCGTTATCGCTATGTGGTCATGACCGGTGGAGAGCCGTTATTGCAGCTTGATGAGCCTTTAATCAAGGCCTTGCATGCCAAGCA
This genomic window from Polynucleobacter sp. MWH-UH24A contains:
- the queE gene encoding 7-carboxy-7-deazaguanine synthase, producing MYSVKEIFSTLQGEGAQAGRAAVFCRFAGCNLWSGREEDRSSAICQFCDTDFVGTDGIGGGKFASPEELAQAIENAWIDSMRTHRYRYVVMTGGEPLLQLDEPLIKALHAKQFEIAIETNGTIAVPKGIDWVCLSPKAGADLIVKQAHEIKLVVPQVGHQPIESVLHRFEAMDFRHRYIQAMDGPNLSDNMAFAVELCQKHPLWRLSVQTHKMIGIR
- the guaA gene encoding glutamine-hydrolyzing GMP synthase; its protein translation is MHDTILILDFGSQVTQLIARRVRESKVYSEIWPYDSDPERIKTFVKERRCKGIILSGGPSSVTEPNSPRAPEIVFQLNVPVLGICYGMQTMAAQLGGQVASAESLGKAREFGYAEVRARGHTDLLNNIEDHRTAEGHGILKVWMSHGDSVTELPSGFKLMASTSSCPIAGMANEEKHFYGLQFHPEVTHTLKGKEILNRFVHEICQCQADWVMGDYIAEAVSKIKAQVGNDEVILGLSGGVDSSVAAALIHRAIGPQLTCVFVDHGLLRLNEGKMVMDMFARNLGVKVIHVDAAHEFLSQLKGVTDPEQKRKIIGKEFVEVFQRESGKIKNAKWLAQGTIYPDVIESAGKGKNSAHTIKSHHNVGGLPEDMHLKLLEPLRELFKDEVRALGVELGLPKEMVDRHPFPGPGLGVRILGEVKPEFADLLRRADAIFIEELRNAIDPNTKQSWYALTSQAFAVFLPVKSVGVMGDGRTYEYVVALRAVQTQDFMTAHWAHLPHELLGKVSNRIINEVRGINRVVFDISGKPPSTIEWE